The nucleotide sequence CCGAAACCGATAACCCCGCTTGGAACTTGCCCAATCTCACCAGTTCGCTGTTTATGGATTATCAAATCGGCGAAAAATGGTATGCAGGTGCAAACTTGTTTTATGTAGGCGAAAGGGATGATGTCGCTACCATTGCTACGGCCAGTGGCAACCCTGCCGACTTTTTCGCGACCCCTATCACATTAGATGGATATTTTGATGCGAATTTTCACGTCGGATACCGATGGAACGACCAACTTTCCTTCTTCTTGAAGGTGGCGAATATTGCCAATAATAATTACCAGCGTTGGGCGAACTATCCCGTTCAGGGATTGCAGGTTATGGGCGGATTGACCTATAAATTCGATTTGTAATCCGTTTGTGAAATGGGGTAAAGTGTATTCGACCGATTTTTTTTAGGCTCTCGTCTATGGACCGCTTTGGTTCATACCAGATTAGCTACTTTTGGTAGTATTGCTTAAAGAAAATTGAACATGCTCCGCAACCACTTCAGTAAATCGATAGCTCCGTACGCTATTTCGGCTTTTTCTAATTTTTCCTTTAAAAGGAAAGTGGCCCGTTTGGGTAGTCTGGCTTTGGTGGTGGTGCTTGCCGCTTGTGGCTCCGATGATACGACGACTACTTCCGATATCGATACCGATGGCGATGGTATTTCGGATCAAAATGAACTTCTCGACGGCAGTAGTAAGAGCAATCCTTGTGATCCCGAACAGGGAGCGGGTTATACGGGTTACGATGCCAATAATAGTATTTGGTTGAGTGGCGATTGTGATACTGATGGAATTACGAATGCCGATGAACTGGCCAATGGTACGGATCCCTATGTGAACGAAATTACCGATAGCGATGGTGATGGGGTTCTTGATTTTCAGGAAGACCTTGACGGAACCGATAAAAACGACCCTTGTGATCCCGTGCAAAATGAAGATTATACCGGTTACAATGCGGCACATGCCATATGGAAGAATGCCGACTGCGATAATGATGGTGTAAATAACGGTGATGAGGCTACGTCGGGTAGCAATCCCTACTTGTACGATACGGTATATGCCGTTGCCGATTTTCTTCCGACCTTGGCTGACTTAAAAATATTTAGGGGCAACCCAGCGGATTTGATTCCCAATAATACTTCATACGAATACAGCTTGAGTACGCCGCTGTATACCGATTACGCCCAGAAATTCCGGACCATATCGCTTCCTGAAGGGGGGCAAATGACCTACAATGGGGAGGGCCTTTTGGTATTTCCGGATAGTACCGTAATCAGTAAGACCTTCTTCTATTATAATGATGAAAGAGACCCATCCCTAGGAAAAAAAATAATTGAAACGCGTGTATTGATCAAGGTCAATGGTGCTTGGAGCATGGGTAATTACCTATGGAACGAAGACCAGACCGAAGCTGTTTTAAGTGTTGAGGCCCCCACGGTACAAATAAGTTGGATCGATAGTGCGGGAGCGAACCAATCCGTAGGGTATACGGTGCCGTTTTCGGTCAATTGTACCCAGTGTCATGGCCTGAACAGTATTACTGTGCCTATTGGTCCGAAAGCGAGAAATTTGAACTTTGTTTACAAGGGTAAAAACCAACTACAGAATTTTATTGATAAAGGCCTGCTTTCTGGGGCACCTTCGGTTACGGAAATCGAAAGGCTTCCCGATTGGATCGATGATTCTTTTACGCTTGAGGAGCGTGCCAAGGCGTATATGGACGTCAATTGTGCACATTGCCACCAGCCAGGGGGATACCATCCCTCAAATGAGGGACTTCGACCTGATCTGAGATATGAGGCCTCCTATGCGGAAAGCCATATCGAAGATTTCAAAGAAGATATCCGGTCCCGTGTGGGAACCGATCCCGGTTATGGTCCGTCAATGCCGCTTGTAGGGGTTTCCGAATTGCATACGGAAGGCGTAGACCTCATACAGGCCTATATAGACTCATTGGACTAAAATAGCTTTGTCGCTTGCCGTGTATGGGCAACGTATTTTTGGGACGTCTAAATCCACTACTTTTTATTTTTCTATTTTAGGGTGGATTTAAATGCGCTAAAATGGCCCGATTTTCAGTAAGGCAGATGATTTTTCTTTGGCTTGGGGTGTGTATTTCGCTCCCTGTACGGTCGCAAAATTTGGTTCCTAATCCAAGTTTTGAAAGCTTTCTGCACTGCCCAGGCCACCTCGGTAACTTTAGTACGGATGTAGAAGGTTGGTCAACGCCCACTGCCGGCTCCACCGATTATTTTAATAGCTGTAGCCTAGAAATGGGGACCCCTAAGAACTTTAATGGGGTGCAACCTGCAAACTTCGGAAAAGGTTATGCCGGACTTTATTTGTTCGCGCCCGATGACTACAGGGAATATTTTCAGGTCGAATTGACCGAGACCTTGCGCAAAGGGACTAGGTATCAGGTCTCCTTCTATGTGAGCCTGGCCGAACGTTCCGATTTTGCCGTCAAGGAATTCGGGGTGCTTTTCTCGAACAACAAAATAGCGCTTCCTATAAAAAAGGAACTTTCTAAAAAACGCTTGTACCAGCAAAAGAACAACGTCTATAACTATCTCGAAATTGGCTATTCCAATTTTTATTCCGATACCCAAGATTGGGTATTGGTGCATACACGGTTTGAGGCAAAAGGCTCCGAGAAGTACTTGGTCATGGGGAACTTTAAGGATAATTCCCGAACTCGACTTTTTCAGACGAAGCGAAATGCCAAACAAGGGGCGTATTACTATGTCGATATGGTAGAAGTTGTGGAAGACCAAAGCGATGAGGTAAAAGCGGATGCCCCTATTGTGGGTAGGGCATCAAAACCTTTTGAACTGGATAAGACCCATGTCTTTGAAGACGTACTCTTTACCTTTGATAAGGCTACCTTGCTTGAAACGGCCAAGGTAGAGGTGGATAGAATTTATTCCTTCCTATCTGAACATAAAAATTTGAATATTTCAATAAATGGCTACACCGATACCGTGGGAAACGAAAAATACAATCGATCTTTGTCGGAAAGGCGTGCCAAGGCAGTGGCCGATTACCTCCTTCGGTTGGGACTCGAAAAAAATCGGGTGGCTTGGAAGGGGCATGGGGGTAAGCGGCCCATTGCCAGTAACGCTACGGCCCAAGGGAGGAAACGGAACAGAAGGGTCGAATTTGTTATCAGCGGCCCCAAGCCTTGATTTATACTTTTTTTCTAATAATCGGAATAGTCGGTGGGGTAGAGCAGCATAATATCGGCCTTGCTCACATTGTTCTGATATTTTGGTTCTGCCTTTAGTTTTAGCCATTTTTCAGCGGTTCTAAAAGCGTCCCAATGGGCATCCCTTGATTCCATATCCTTGAAAGTGGTCATGTACATAAGGTTGGGCATACGGTCGCCCGACAGAACTTCGGCATAAAACACGGCATTGAAGCCCAAAGATTCGAAAAGTTCCACTTCCCCTCCGGCATTGAACATATCCACCTTGTTTTGATATAAGGCCTCGGTAGCCGATTCGTAGCTCCTTAGTTCATATACCCGTTCTTTTTTGGGGCCGGTGATTTCTGTCGCCTTCATCGTCGGCATTTTGGAAAAGGCCTTCATTAAGGTAGAGGAGATACGTTCGTATGGTGCGTTGTCGTGGGAGGCATTTATGTAGTTGGCACCTGCCGAGATATAGCTTTTGTCTTGGGCGATCATAGCGTCTAAGGTCAAAAATTGCTCAAGGGAATCAAAAGGTATCAGTACATATATTTTATGATCGGAACCTTCTTTGTTGGGAATAGGTTTGAAGGCCCCTACGTTTTCGATTCCGCTTCTCTTCAAGGCGGGCAAGTAGGCTTCTTTTAAATATTGGTCGACTACTTTTTCTTGATGGCTGTCCTTTAGAAAATAGGTTTTTAATTGATAAAATTGGAGGTCTTGCCCTTGGGCCTGCTCTGAAAAGGCAAACACAAAAATTAAAATGGTCGTTACAAAAAATGTGTTTACCGATTTTTTCATGATGGAGGTGTATATGGTGTTGAATGTACCAAATCTAACAAAGAACCCCTTTAAAACCTAATTAAGGACAAGATGAGGGGCAATTCGTTTACGCCCTTCTTTCGATGTGGCATTGTCTCGTTTTTTTGAAAGAATCGATGTATCTTGCAATAAAGAAAATGAATATGGATTTAAATCTTGCGGTACTTATAGATGGTGATAATATTCCTTCGGCCTATGTTAAGGAAATGATGGAGGAAATTGCCAAATACGGAAACCCCACGATAAAACGTATTTACGGGGATTGGACGAACCCACGTCTTGGAAAGTGGAAAAACGTGCTTTTGGAAAATGCCATAACCCCCATTCAACAGTATGGCTATACCCAAGGCAAAAACGCCACCGATTCGGCTATGATCATTGACGCCATGGATATTTTGTATTCGGGCAAGGTCAATGGTTTCTGTCTCGTGAGCAGTGATAGCGATTTTACGCGTTTGGCTACGCGATTGCGCGAAGCGGGAATGCAGGTTTTTGGTATTGGGGAAAAGAAAACCCCCAATCCCTTTATTGTGGCCTGTGATAAGTTTATCTACATAGAGATCCTTAAAAAGGATGAAGAGGAAGAAGATAACGCCGTCAGTGCCAAAAATCAAAAAACGGCAAAGAGTAATGTCGATAGGATAACGGCCAAGGAAATACGCTTGATCGCCTCTACCATAGACGATGTGGCCGATGATGATGGCTGGGCCTTTTTGGGCGATGTGGGCAGTCTTTTGCAGAAAAAACAACCGAATTTCGATTCGAGAAACTATGGTTTTCAAAAGTTGACCCCATTGATAAGCTCCATAAAATCAATAGAAGTGGAGCGACGCGAAGATTCCAAAGGGCGTAAAAAACTCATTTACGTGAAAATGGCCGAAAAGCCTAAATCGCGATCTGCAAAATAATAAGGACCATATGTTCGTTTTAGTTAGATAAGCCCGTTTTAGAATGGGGCCTAACGAAATTCATCCATGGAAGATATGAGAATTATAAAAAAAAATCTGTTTGCCCTATTGGCCGGTGCTATGCTTGTACCTACCTTAAGTGTGGCCCATCCTACAATTGTTGACGAAGCGATGGAAATCATGGTTTCTTCGGTGCAAGAAAATGGAATTTACGGTAGATGGGGATATACCGCAGAAAGTGCTCCTGAACAATATCGTAGGGGAGGACTCGCCATTTTTGAGGAAAACGGACAGAACAAGGTAGTGGTCAAGTTTGAGGAAGCCGATGTTTTTGGTCAAAATGTGAAGGTGTCGGGAAATACCATTCGTTTTAAGTTCACTTATGAAGGTGCTACTTTTGATGTGGAACTCACCGTAAAAGGAGATACCTTGACCGGTAACTATACTTCCCCTGATGGCACGTATAGCATAAAGGCCGATAGGTTGAAAGTGATGTAAGTTCTCTCGAATTTTAAGTGACCTAGGAGTAAACCGAATAATGTGTACATTTAGAGGGTTAAAACACACTGGGTTATGAAAAATATATTGCTTTTGGTATGTCTATGTCTTCTGGCGTTCCAACCTGCCAAGGATAAAGTGGATTTAATTGTTGTCAATGCCAATGTCTATACGGTAGATAGTGGATTTACCAAGGCCGAAGCCTTTGCCGTGCAAAACGGAAAATTCATAGCCGTAGGAACTTCTGCGGAAATCCAAGCAAAATATACATCCGATAATATAGTAAATGCCCAAGGGAAAACGATAACTCCCGGGCTTATTGATGCCCATTGTCATTTTTTCGGATTAGGGCAAAAACAACAGGTGGTCGATTTGACCGGTACCAAGAGCTATAATGAGGTGCTTGAAAGCGTCAAGGCCTTTCAGGAAAGCCAGCCGAAAGATTTTATTCTAGGGAGTGGATGGGACCAAAATGATTGGGAAGTAAAGGAATTTCCGACCAAGGAAAAACTAGATGCCCTGTTTCCCGATACCCCTGTGGCCTTAGTACGAATCGATGGGCACGCGCTCTTGGTCAACCAAAAGGCATTGGATAGGGCGGGCATTGGTGTTGATACCAAGGTCGAAGGCGGTGAAATTGTTAAACAAGACGGGAAGTTGACAGGTGTGTTGGTCGACAACCCTATGGATATGGTCTATGCCGTAATCCCCGGTGGGGATCGGGCCAGCCAAACCAAGGCCCTAAAAGACGCCGAACGTATTTGTTTGGATTATGGTCTTACCACGGTAAACGATGCGGGACTTGATCGGTCGACTATAGAACTCATCGACAGTCTTCATCAGACCGGAGACCTGTCCATTCGGGTATATGCTATGGTAGGCGCATGGGAAAGTAACTTAGAGTACTATCTAAAACGCAAACCCTATAAGACCGAACGTTTGAATGTGCGCTCGGTAAAAGTATATGGTGATGGGGCCTTGGGCTCGAGGGGTGCCGCTTTGCGGGAACCTTACTCCGATATGCCCGGTCATTTTGGGGCCATGGTTACACCGGTGTCCCAAATAGAGGATCTTGCCCAATCTATTGCCAAAACCGATTTCCAGATGAACACCCATGCTATTGGCGATTCGGCCAACGTGGTGGTTTTAAGGGCTTATGAAAAAGCGCTGAAAGGCCAGAAAAATAGGCGCTGGAAGGTAGAACACGCACAGATTATATCTCCTGAAAATTTCGATTATTTTAAGAACGGCATTATTCCTTCCGTACAACCTACGCACGCTACCAGTGATATGTACTGGGCTAAGGATAGAATTGGGGAGGAACGCGAAAAAGGGGCGTATGCCTATAAGACCTTGTTGGATAAAGCGGGAACCATTGCCCTAGGTACCGATTTTCCCGTGGAACAGGTGAATCCCCTTCTTACCTTCTATGCTGCGGTGGCCCGAAAAGATTTGGAGGATTACCCCAAGGGGGGCTATCGGATAAAAGAAGCCTTGACCCGAGAGGAAACCCTAAAGGGAATGACCCTATGGGCGGCCTACTCCAACTTTGAGGAAGATGAGAAGGGTAGTGTAGAAGTGGGGAAGTTTGCCGATTTTGTCGTCTATAGCGATAATCTTATGGAAGTACCCATAGAAAAAGTACCGGAAATCAAGGTGGAACAGACCTTTGTGAACGGAAAACGACTACATTAAAAACAAAAAAGCCGAAGTAATTTACTTCGGCTTTTCTTATTATAGGGTTCAGGTGCAATTACATTTTTGCTGCGGCGATCGGAACGGCCACTCGGATTTTGTCCCAGCCCATTACCATTTCAAAACCAGCTCCCGCTTCTTTGAAGGCGATGGAGAATTCTTCCAAGGAATTCGAATCTTTCGAACTAGGTGCCTTAACACGTGCAACATCGGCACTTTCATCATACGAATAGGAACCCCATTGATTCAAGTTTTTGTTCAAAATAACGGTCCATTCGCTTTCCCCGGGTATGGTAAAGATGGAATAAGATCCCGCTTTGATTTGTTTTCCGCCAAAAACTACGTCGGTGTAGAAGGTGATTTCCGCTGCTTCATTGGCACCGGTGCGCCATACTTTTCCTGCAGGGGCAAGTTCAGATAGCGAACGACCCTTTAGCTGTGGGCGGCTGTAGATGATACGTACCGTTTTTTCGGAAACCTTGTAATCGGTAGGGTAAGAAGCCATATCCATCGGGCTTTTGTCCAACCCACTGAATTTCTGTGCGATAGCATCGGTTGAAACGGTCATCGTAAGGGCCATAAAGGCTACAAAAAGTGCTTTTTTCATAATTGTGTTTGTTTTGTGATAAATCTAATTAGTATTCAAGGTAAAATCAATTAAAAAGTCGTTAAAATTGGTAGTACTTACAGAAAAGATGATTTTTAAAGGAAATCGGCCAAAAGAATAATATAATTGAGTTGAAATGTATTTTTGTGTGTTAATATGAAATCATTAGTGGTGTTTGTGTTTTATAAATGAAAGTTTAGTTGCATTTTTGCTTTCAAATTAGAAATAAACAAAGCGTTATGTGTGGAATTGTATGTGCATTTGATTTAAAGGAAAGTTCAGATGTTTTAAGGCCCCAGTTGTTGGAGATGTCTAAGAAAATTCGTCACCGTGGCCCGGACTGGAGTGGTATTTACGCAGATGAGAAGGCCATATTGGCCCATGAGCGTCTGGCCATTGTTGATCCAGCTTCAGGTAAGCAACCCTTGTTCAGTGAAGATAATAAATTGGTTTTGGCCGCTAACGGCGAAATCTATAACCATAGGGAATTGCGAAAGCAATTCGACGGAAAGTATAATTTTCAGACCGAATCCGATTGTGAGGTGATTTTGGCCCTTTACCAAGAAAAGGGAGCCGATTTCCTTGATGAGATGAACGGTATATTTGGTTTTGCCATCTACGACACCGAGAACGATTCTTATTTTGTGGCCCGTGACCATATGGGAATTATTCCATTGTATATCGGATGGGATCAGAACGGTACTTTCTATGTAGCTTCGGAATTGAAAGCTTTGG is from Zobellia galactanivorans and encodes:
- a CDS encoding DUF2911 domain-containing protein gives rise to the protein MKKALFVAFMALTMTVSTDAIAQKFSGLDKSPMDMASYPTDYKVSEKTVRIIYSRPQLKGRSLSELAPAGKVWRTGANEAAEITFYTDVVFGGKQIKAGSYSIFTIPGESEWTVILNKNLNQWGSYSYDESADVARVKAPSSKDSNSLEEFSIAFKEAGAGFEMVMGWDKIRVAVPIAAAKM
- a CDS encoding amidohydrolase, whose product is MKNILLLVCLCLLAFQPAKDKVDLIVVNANVYTVDSGFTKAEAFAVQNGKFIAVGTSAEIQAKYTSDNIVNAQGKTITPGLIDAHCHFFGLGQKQQVVDLTGTKSYNEVLESVKAFQESQPKDFILGSGWDQNDWEVKEFPTKEKLDALFPDTPVALVRIDGHALLVNQKALDRAGIGVDTKVEGGEIVKQDGKLTGVLVDNPMDMVYAVIPGGDRASQTKALKDAERICLDYGLTTVNDAGLDRSTIELIDSLHQTGDLSIRVYAMVGAWESNLEYYLKRKPYKTERLNVRSVKVYGDGALGSRGAALREPYSDMPGHFGAMVTPVSQIEDLAQSIAKTDFQMNTHAIGDSANVVVLRAYEKALKGQKNRRWKVEHAQIISPENFDYFKNGIIPSVQPTHATSDMYWAKDRIGEEREKGAYAYKTLLDKAGTIALGTDFPVEQVNPLLTFYAAVARKDLEDYPKGGYRIKEALTREETLKGMTLWAAYSNFEEDEKGSVEVGKFADFVVYSDNLMEVPIEKVPEIKVEQTFVNGKRLH
- a CDS encoding OmpA family protein, with the translated sequence MARFSVRQMIFLWLGVCISLPVRSQNLVPNPSFESFLHCPGHLGNFSTDVEGWSTPTAGSTDYFNSCSLEMGTPKNFNGVQPANFGKGYAGLYLFAPDDYREYFQVELTETLRKGTRYQVSFYVSLAERSDFAVKEFGVLFSNNKIALPIKKELSKKRLYQQKNNVYNYLEIGYSNFYSDTQDWVLVHTRFEAKGSEKYLVMGNFKDNSRTRLFQTKRNAKQGAYYYVDMVEVVEDQSDEVKADAPIVGRASKPFELDKTHVFEDVLFTFDKATLLETAKVEVDRIYSFLSEHKNLNISINGYTDTVGNEKYNRSLSERRAKAVADYLLRLGLEKNRVAWKGHGGKRPIASNATAQGRKRNRRVEFVISGPKP
- a CDS encoding NIPSNAP family protein; translation: MKKSVNTFFVTTILIFVFAFSEQAQGQDLQFYQLKTYFLKDSHQEKVVDQYLKEAYLPALKRSGIENVGAFKPIPNKEGSDHKIYVLIPFDSLEQFLTLDAMIAQDKSYISAGANYINASHDNAPYERISSTLMKAFSKMPTMKATEITGPKKERVYELRSYESATEALYQNKVDMFNAGGEVELFESLGFNAVFYAEVLSGDRMPNLMYMTTFKDMESRDAHWDAFRTAEKWLKLKAEPKYQNNVSKADIMLLYPTDYSDY
- a CDS encoding NYN domain-containing protein translates to MDLNLAVLIDGDNIPSAYVKEMMEEIAKYGNPTIKRIYGDWTNPRLGKWKNVLLENAITPIQQYGYTQGKNATDSAMIIDAMDILYSGKVNGFCLVSSDSDFTRLATRLREAGMQVFGIGEKKTPNPFIVACDKFIYIEILKKDEEEEDNAVSAKNQKTAKSNVDRITAKEIRLIASTIDDVADDDGWAFLGDVGSLLQKKQPNFDSRNYGFQKLTPLISSIKSIEVERREDSKGRKKLIYVKMAEKPKSRSAK